In Prosthecobacter dejongeii, the DNA window GTCTTGTCGAGGAAATACTGGTAATCTCCGGCATAAGGAGTGAGCACCCCACCGGCAATGTGGATAACACCCCGGGCCATGGCACGGATGAAGTGAACATCGTGGCTGATGAAAACCAGCGTGCCTTCATAGTCTTCCAACGCACCGATGAGCGCATCAATGCTGCCCATGTCCAGGTGAGTGGTCGGCTCATCCATCAGCAACAGGTTCGGCGGATCCAAAAGCAGGCGCACCAAAGCGAGTCGGGATTTTTCGCCACCGCTAAGAACTCCGACCGGCTTGAACACATCGTCGCCATGAAACAGAAAGGAGCCTAACAAGGTGCGGCACATGTTTTCCCCCGGGCGGCTGGGGAGATCCATGGCTGATTGAAGCACCGTGTGCTTCATGTTCAGCACGTCGCCACGATACTGCGCAAAGTAGCCCTGCTTCACATTGTGACCGAGCTCGCGCTTGCCTGCCTGCGGTGTCAAAGCGCCGGCGAGGAGCTTCAACAGCGTGGATTTACCGGCTCCGTTTGGCCCCACGAGCACGATGCGCTGACCTCGTTCGATCTCAAAATCCAAACCATTGTAAACCGGTGTTTCGCCGTAGGCGAAGTCCAGCCCCTTCAGCGTCAGCACGCGCTGGCCACTGCGTGGAGGCTGGGGAAAACGGAACTTCACGGTCTTCGCCGCTGCTGCCGGACCCTCCAGCTTCTCCATGCGATCAATCATCTTCAGTTTGTCCTGGGCACGGGAGGCAAAGTTCGCCTTGGCCTTGAAGCGGTCGGCCCACTGTTGGAGCTTGGCGATTTCGCGCTGCTGATTTTCAAATGCGCCTTTCATCTGCTCCTCACGGGCGGCTTTTTCTACCAGGTAGGCATCGTAGTTTCCACGATAGCGGTTCACCTTGCTGTGGGCGATTTCGAGGATGGCATCCGTGAGCGCGTTGAGAAATTCACGGTCATGTGAAATCATCAAAATGGCACCTGGATAACTCTGCAGATAGTCTTGGAACCAGATGAGGGACTCAAGATCAAGATGGTTCGTCGGCTCATCCAGCAGCAGCAGATCAGGCTCCTGAACCAGCAGTCGGGCCAAATGAGCGCGCATCACCCAGCCACCGCTAAGCGTGCGAGCGTTGCGATCAAAATCTGTTTCACGAAAGGCCAGACCTTTGAGGATACGCTTGGCCTTCGGTTCGGCTTCCCAACGGCTGTGTTCGTGAACATGGCTCGTCGCCAGTTCTAGCACCGTGACGTCATCCACTGGAGCACTTTCCTGGGGAAGAAACCCAAACTCCAAGTTCTTTTCCATCGTTACCAACCCATCATCGGGCGTCGTCTCACGCAGCAGCAGGGAAAATAGCGTGGACTTGCCAGCTCCATTGGGGCCAATGAGGCCGATCTTTTCCCCCCGGTTGATGTGAAAAGACACACCGCTAAAGAGGGTGCGGCCTGCATAGGTCTTGCTGACATTGGAAACGGAGAGCATGGGGGGCGCACTCTGTGCCCTGAAGGGAGCCGGGAGTCAAGCAGGAGCGTGGGAGCTCCGCCCCCAGTCTCGGCCATAAAAAAGAGGGAGCCCTCACAGGCTCCCTCTTCGCAAAAACGGTCTAAAATTAGGCCAATTCCTTCAGCTTCGCCTGGATAGCAGTGAAGTTTGGCAGGTCACCGGGGCTCTCCAGAACTTCTGCGTATTGAATCACGCCGGCCTTATCAATGATGAAGGCGGAACGCTTGGGCACGCCGCCCATGATCAGGTTTTTGGCAGGCAGGAAGCTCTCATAAGCCACGCCGTAGGCCTCAGTGATCTTGTGATCGTAGTCGCTGAGAAGCTGGAGCGTGATGCCTTCCTTCTCAGCCCAGGCTTTCTGAGCAAAGGGATTGTCACCGCTGATGCCGATGACCTTCGCATTCAGGGAGGTGTAGGCATTGATACCTTTCGACAGTTCGCAGAACTCAGTGGTGCAAACGCCCGTGAAGGCCATCGGCACGAACAGAAGTAGGATGTTAGAAGTGCCGATGTTTTCGGACAGCTTGAACAGCTCAGGGCCATTGGCGCCGAGGGTGGTGACGGTGAAATCAGGGGCGGAAGAGCCGACAGAGAGTGCCATGATGATAAAGATGGGTTGAATTCAAAAACACCGGAACCCGGCGCGGCGCATAGGAACGCGGCAGAGGCAATAGGTCAAGCAGGGAAGCTGAAACGAAGTTTTCCATTGCGCCCCTCAGGCCCTATGGAAAACTAAGCTATCAATGACGTGGGAAGAGATAGCCGCCAAAATGCGCAAAACACGCTCAGAGATGCCGAAATGCACCTCCGAGCAAGCCTACGCCCAAATGGCACTATTGATGAGGACGACTGGGACTACCCTGACAAAGAAAAAGCTGCGTTACACATCTGGGCAAAAGAAAGAAACCTGATTCTACCGCCAAGTTTCAAGATGCCACCTGAGTCCAAGAGCAGGGAACACGATGTTATTTATGACGAGGAATCTGGCCTGTGGTTAAAATATACAAAGCCAAACGCAGCAGGATATGCTGTCGAGTGGGATACCCAAGGGAATCCCTATATGGTTTCTGCTTTTCCTATCGAATATTTTCAAAGGCTGCGCCTTCAAAACGAACTATTTGGTGACAATATTCAATTAAAGGGTTTGTGGTGTGACCTCAATGGAGGTTGGCGCATTGTCACCACTCAGCCCCACGTAAAGGGAACCCAACCAACTTCAGATGAGCTTGTTCATGCTTTCGTTGCACTCGGATTTGAAAAACTGCCCTGGACCGGTATCGGCTATGAACATTCATTGGCTTTTTGGAAGGATGGATACGACGTCTGGGACGTAAGACCGGCAAATGTAGTGCTCGCAATAGGTTCTAACCTCCCTTTGCCTTTTGATGTAATTATCAGGTCCGTTCCCTGAAATTAAATACTCCAATCTTCACTTCTGATAAATCGGCAGAAAGTGGTGATACACACTGAGGCTGAGGAGGGCCAGAGAGGTGGCGTACACGGGGCCGGCGGATTTTTCATTGCCGTTGCGTGGGAACCAGGCGCCTTCGGGGCTTTGGGCTCCCACGAGCATCTGCTCGGTCTTCTGCCGGGCGGTGGCGGCGTGGTCGCCCCCACGATGATACATGCCTTGAGCATAATAATAGCAGCCGTAGTAAAACCAGGGCTCATTGACCTCCGGTGGAAACTTGAGCAGCCAGTTGGATGAGCCCAGCACTTCAGGAATGTTGTATTGGCCAGCCACTTGGAGAGAAAGCAGGCCAGCAGAGGTGGTGGAGAAGGTTTGCCGCCCCCCGTAAGGTTCATAGCTGAACGCGGCCTCCAGTTGCTTGAGGTTGCCATTGCTATCTCGCTCCGCTCGGTAGCTGCGCTTGATGTAGGCAATGCCATTATCAATGGCTTCTTTGGGGACTTCGATGCCGCTATTCTTGGCAGCACGGAGAGACATCAGTTGCCACACACTGACGCTGATGTCGCTATCGCTGCTAGCTGGCTCGTAGCGCCAACCGCCTTTGTTGGCATCGCTTTTAGGAACCTGCTGGGCACGAATGATGAGCTTGATGGCTTTCTCCGTCATGGAGCGGACTTTTTTATCCGTTTCGATGTCGGGAGACATGCCAAGCATTTCAGTCAGCATCAGTGTGATGATACCGTGGCCATACATGCGGCTACGGTCGCTGCGCCCCAGATAGCCGTTTTCGTCGGGCTCCACGTGGTCCACCACGTATTTCAGGGCGCGCTGGGCCGCTTGACCTTCAGGAGTAGGATCGCCTGGGAGATGCCCCACTGAGGCCAGTCCCATGATGGCCAGAGACGTCATCGCTGCACTGTGGCTAGGGATGTCCCCACGCTGGATTTTTTTATCTGTCTTTTGTTCCGAGAAGAAACCGGCAGGCTGCTGCTGCTTCAAAAGCCAGGCCAGTCCACGATCCACGGCGATTTTGACCTGAGGAGAAATGATCT includes these proteins:
- the abc-f gene encoding ribosomal protection-like ABC-F family protein → MLSVSNVSKTYAGRTLFSGVSFHINRGEKIGLIGPNGAGKSTLFSLLLRETTPDDGLVTMEKNLEFGFLPQESAPVDDVTVLELATSHVHEHSRWEAEPKAKRILKGLAFRETDFDRNARTLSGGWVMRAHLARLLVQEPDLLLLDEPTNHLDLESLIWFQDYLQSYPGAILMISHDREFLNALTDAILEIAHSKVNRYRGNYDAYLVEKAAREEQMKGAFENQQREIAKLQQWADRFKAKANFASRAQDKLKMIDRMEKLEGPAAAAKTVKFRFPQPPRSGQRVLTLKGLDFAYGETPVYNGLDFEIERGQRIVLVGPNGAGKSTLLKLLAGALTPQAGKRELGHNVKQGYFAQYRGDVLNMKHTVLQSAMDLPSRPGENMCRTLLGSFLFHGDDVFKPVGVLSGGEKSRLALVRLLLDPPNLLLMDEPTTHLDMGSIDALIGALEDYEGTLVFISHDVHFIRAMARGVIHIAGGVLTPYAGDYQYFLDKTKATSAREALTASLTNSQPGAWDAPKKAYAPPKSKEQKRLEAEARNNRAKGRKDLEKNVARIEEELAALDKRKMELVEMLQDGAVYSDAARFKALSKELEEIEPRVATKTTAWEKAAGELEALIAKEAVG
- a CDS encoding redoxin domain-containing protein, producing MALSVGSSAPDFTVTTLGANGPELFKLSENIGTSNILLLFVPMAFTGVCTTEFCELSKGINAYTSLNAKVIGISGDNPFAQKAWAEKEGITLQLLSDYDHKITEAYGVAYESFLPAKNLIMGGVPKRSAFIIDKAGVIQYAEVLESPGDLPNFTAIQAKLKELA
- a CDS encoding putative polyvalent protein kinase domain-containing protein is translated as MGRDSRQNAQNTLRDAEMHLRASLRPNGTIDEDDWDYPDKEKAALHIWAKERNLILPPSFKMPPESKSREHDVIYDEESGLWLKYTKPNAAGYAVEWDTQGNPYMVSAFPIEYFQRLRLQNELFGDNIQLKGLWCDLNGGWRIVTTQPHVKGTQPTSDELVHAFVALGFEKLPWTGIGYEHSLAFWKDGYDVWDVRPANVVLAIGSNLPLPFDVIIRSVP
- a CDS encoding prenyltransferase/squalene oxidase repeat-containing protein, whose product is MPSLFAKIIGFVLILALYAPMAGLHAQAPRAEIISPQVKIAVDRGLAWLLKQQQPAGFFSEQKTDKKIQRGDIPSHSAAMTSLAIMGLASVGHLPGDPTPEGQAAQRALKYVVDHVEPDENGYLGRSDRSRMYGHGIITLMLTEMLGMSPDIETDKKVRSMTEKAIKLIIRAQQVPKSDANKGGWRYEPASSDSDISVSVWQLMSLRAAKNSGIEVPKEAIDNGIAYIKRSYRAERDSNGNLKQLEAAFSYEPYGGRQTFSTTSAGLLSLQVAGQYNIPEVLGSSNWLLKFPPEVNEPWFYYGCYYYAQGMYHRGGDHAATARQKTEQMLVGAQSPEGAWFPRNGNEKSAGPVYATSLALLSLSVYHHFLPIYQK